In Methanocaldococcus sp., the genomic stretch ATACTCTTTTTTCATCAATTTTTGTTATTGGTTGTTTATTTTTCCCAGAAATTCCTTTAAAGGCATTTTTTAATGTTGTAAATCCAGAAGGTGTCTTATGTTTAAGAATTTTAGCAATCTCTTCATTATTTATGAGTTACTATACCTTAATATCTACAACATTACAGGGCTTAGGATATGCAAAAATATCCTTCTATATAATTTTATTTGGAATAATTTTAAATATTATTCTAAATTTAATTTTAGTAAAACTCTATGGAATCGTTGGGGGTAGTTTAGCCACATTAATAACATCAATAACCATATTTTTAGTTGGAGTTTTTGTAATTTTAAAGAAAAATAGAAATCTTTAATTTTTAAATTATTTCATTAACTGATACTTATAATAGCCATTTAAAAGTTCAACTTTTAATCCTAACTTTGCTGGAATTACTTCAATTCCTGTGTTTTGTGAAATATACTCCGCCTCTATTTGGGGGTTAGTCATTCTAACTCCCATATGTGTCATTATTAACAATTCTGGCTTCTTCTTCATTGAATTTATTAAATCTATAACGTCGTTTGAACATAAATGTCCTTTAATTCTTTCATTTTTCTTTCTAACAACATTCGCTATTAAAATCCTAACTCCGTCAAAATCCTCAATAAGTTCTGGAATAAATTCTGTATCCGAAGTATAACCAATATCTCCAAAAATTGTTGATAATCTAAAACCAATACCAAAAGGATCTCCATGCTTAGTATGAGTTGCTTTAAGTTTAGTGTCATATAAACTTATTTCATCTCCTGGATATAAAACCTGAACTTTTTCAAGTTTTGACTGATGATACTTAGATATAACATACTCATACTCTCCAAAACCTTCAACAACTGAGAGATTTCCTAAAAAAATTCCTCTTTTTTTTGTCATTCCTTGAGTTATAGCCTCAACAATAATCTCTCCATCTGTATAATGATCTGGATGACAGTGAGAGATAAATAAAACATTAGTTCTCCAAGGAGATATTTTTAGTTCGTTTAATCTTACAATAGCCCCTGGTCCAGGATCTACATGCATTCTAAGTTCATTAGTATGTATTCTAAATCCTCCTGTGGCTCTTTTTTGAGTAATTGTAGCCCATCGACCACCACCACTACCTAAAAATATAATCTCTACCCTCAAAATACCACAACTCCATTTATTTTAAATTTATAATTTTATAGTCTTAAACTTATTTATTAACATTCCTACATTTCACATTGTTGTATGATCCATTTACACATATCTCTATATAGGGATAAGTTATAACCATCGTAGCAAAATCCTTTGGAGGAGTAACATTATAATAAACTATAATTCCATTAGATGTTTTTGTTACATTTATAATGTTTATTTTATATCCTGCTGTGGGCATTTCTCCTAAATTTATAACTATAAAGGTTTTATTATCTTTATTATAGAAATAATATCCACTATGTTTTTCTCCAAAAGAGCCATAGGCGATTATTTCATAATTTAAAAGTTTTACTGAGTTATTTTTAATTTTATTTTCAGTTATATTTTGTAATTTAGAATTATTAAAATAAACGGTATTATTATAATCATAACAAGATGAATTTTCTATATTTGATTTATTTATAATAGAATAGTTTTTATGTATTTCAGGGTTTTCAAAACATCCACAGAATAATACAACAAAAATAAGAAAAAGGAAGAATATTTTTATAGTTTTCATTTACCAAACCTCCTATGTCTCCTTTGATATTCTCTTATAGCCCTTAAAAAATCAATTTTTCTAAATAATGGCCAGTATATATCGCAAAAATATAACTCTGAATAGGAACTCTGCCAAATTAAAAAATTGCTAATTCTCTCTTCTCCAGAAGTTCTAATAATTAAATCTGGGTTTGGATATTGTAAATCAGAAGTATATAGATGTTTATCTATTAATTCTTTGTCAATATCTTCTGGATCAATTTCTCCAATTTTAACTTTCCATGCTATCTTTTTAACTGCGTCAATTATTTCCTGTTGTCCTCCATAGGCAATGGCGATATTTACAAAAAAATTGTTATAGTTTTTCGTTTTATTTTCAGCATATTTTATGGCTTTTTGAACATTTTCAGGTAATAAGTGAATTCTACCAATTGCTCTAACTCTAACTTTATATTTATGTATTTCTTTGTCATCAGCAATTTCATAAAACTTTTTTTCAAAGAGTTCCATAAGTTTATTAACTTCTTCCTTAGGTCTATTAAAATTTTCAGTTGAAAAAGCATATAATGTAACTACTTTAATCCCCAATTCTCTCGCCCATTTTAAAACCTCTCTAACTTTCTCAGCCCCTAAGTAGTGCCCATAATATTTATCCTTCCCATAAATTTCAGCAGTTCTTCTATTACCATCCATAATTATGGCTATGTGTTTTGGTAAATTATCTTTATCAATAGATTCCTCTAATATTTTCTCGTAAATTTTTAAAATCTTTGACTTTTCCAAAAATTTATAAAAATCTAAAACTACCCTTTTACCAATACTCTTTAATTTTTTGGTTAATTTATAGTTATTTTTTACATTAATTGAGCTATTTTTTGAATAAATCAAAACTTTCACCTGCTAAAAATTTGACAGCATTGTAATATCTCTCCCAATTAGCGTTTCTACTCGTATCTATAAAGTTTATATTTTTATCTGATAAAATAACTGCCCCATACCCATGAACTTTGCAAATTAATCCTAAGCATCTAAAAATAAGATTTCCAGAAATTCCATCAATACCTATAATAATATTGCAATCATCCTTTAAATATTCTTCTATTAATATACCTTTATGTATTATATTAAACTTACCTTTAAAATACTCTAAGATCTTTTCAGCTTCGTATATTGTCTCATCTACTATTTTATTTCTACCTAAATCATTTAATCTTCCACCAGAGAGTAAAGCAACTTTTGGCTCAATATTATAGGATTTTAAAAATTTAATTGAATAATTAATAATTTTTATTTTGTCTTTTATTCTTTCATCTTTATTTTCAGATATATCATCAATGCCAACTGGTGAAAGTAAAAAAATATTGTTTGTGAAAGGGTTTTTTAAAATAGATGCTCTATAAAATTTCCCTATTTTTTCTCTTAAATATGGAATAACTTTTGATGAAGATAAAGAACCTCTAATAGCCCCTTTCAATTCTTTTGATAATAATTTATCAACCAATTCTTTTGCATTATCAATTAATACAACATCAATTCCCTCTTCTTTTAATTTATTGTATGCTTTTAAAATTTCTTCTTTATTTTCTTTTCCTAAACCTATCGCATACATAGTTATCACTTTAAAACTCCACTTCAATACCTAAAATATCTCTCTTCCCTTTTAAAATATCTTCTGCTATTAACGCCCCTCCAATTGCTCCACTCTCTCCATATAAAACATATATTTTATATTCAACAAATTCTTTAATTCTTTTTGGAATGTTTATAGGCTCTTTGAGAGTTCCAATAGATCCTGCTAAAACAACTCTCCTTTTGTTTTTATCTAACAAAGGTAATAAACTGTTAATTTCCATAGAAACACTTAAAATTAAACTGTCAATAGCCAACCTACAATTTTCATCAGTAAGGTAATTTTTAATAATTTCTTCTTTTGTATTTTCTACACCTTTGTAAAGTTTTGCTATTTTAACAACTCCTGCCTTAGAAAAAGCCTCATTTGCCGTTATTTTTTTACTATCTATATCTCTAATCATCTCTAAATCAATAGGGCCGTGTAAAATACCTAATGCCCCTACACAGGCATCAAACCCTCCAAAAATTTTGCCATTTTTTATTAGCAAAGTTACAGTATTTGATGAAATGTCTGATAAAACAAAATCTTTAAATCCAAATAATTTGTGAGCATAATAAGAAATTGAAACTTTCTCTGGAGAGGCGATGTGGGAATATAACGCTCTAAATCTCCTATCTAAGCACTCTATTCCTCTATGTAGCCCTGGAATAACTACTGTTGGAATATTTGATTCTTTAATTTCATCATAAACTTTTGTTCCTCCTCCAACCTTTTCTCCAGCCCCTTCTATGCTTAAAACTCCTCTGTTTTTGACTTTTTCTATTGGTAGAATTTTGTTTATACCATCTCCCATTGAGTAAGTCAAAGCAATTAAATCAATATCCTCCAAAGAAACATGTTTTTTTAACTCATCTAAATAAGATTTTTCTTTTAATTCACTCCTTTTTAATTTGAATATTATTTTTTTGTGATTATTTTTTATACATGTTGTAATTCCAGATGTTCCGTGATCTATGCCTACTGTTATCATACTCTTCACCTTATGTTCATTAATATAAATTAACATAAATTTTATATAGTTAAGTAGTTTAATTACCACTGGGGATGAGTATGGAAAAATTCGACATTTTAATGTCAATATTTTTAATAATAATATTTCTGTTCATATTTTTGCCAATTGTCTATATGTTAATAAATCCAGGAGATTTAAGAGTGTTGTTAGATAATGAAGTTATAGATGCATTTAAAACGACATTGTTAGCTGGGACTGTATCTACATTAATAGCCTTAATCTTTGGAATTCCTACTGGATATATTTTGGCAAGATACGATTTTAAATTTAAAAATTTTGTTGAGGCTGTTTTTGATTTGCCAATGGCAATTCCTCATAGCGTTATTGGGATTTTAATATTATCTTTTATCTATGGAGTTAATGTAATAAAGTTTATTGAAAATTATGTTGTTGATAACTTTTTTGGAATAGTTATTGTTTATCTATTCGTAGGGATTCCTTTTATGGTTAATAGTATAAGAGATGGGTTTTTAAATGTAGATGAAGAAATTGAATATGTATCAAGAACTTTGGGGGCTTCAAAGATAAGGACATTTTTTGAAATTTCCCTACCATTAATAAAAAATAATATTATTTCTGGAGTAATTTTAAGTTTTGCAAGAGGAATTAGTGAAGTTGGAGCATTATTAATAATTGCATACTATCCAAAAACAGTTCCAGTTTTAATATTGGAGAGATTTATGAGTTTTGGTTTAAATGCATCGAAACCAATATCTGTAGCAATGATTATAGTTAGCATTATTTTGTTTGCAATACTTAGAATGCTAAGAAAACAGAGAATAAAAAATACTGGATAAAATAAAAAGTTAAAGTTAATAGGGATAAAGATGCTTAAAGTTTGTAATCTATCAAAGATTTGGAAAGATTTTAAATTGAAAAATGTTTCTTTTGAAATAAGTAATGAATACTGCGTAATTTTAGGACCAAGTGGTGCGGGAAAGTCAGTTCTTATAAAATGCATTGCAGGGATTCTAAAGGTAAACTCTGGGAAAATTATATTAAATAGTAGGGATATAACAAACCTACCTCCAGAAAAAAGAAATGTTGGATATGTTCCACAAAATTATGCATTATTTCCAAATAAAAATGTATATAAAAACATTGCCTACGGTTTAATAATAAGGAAAGTTGATAAGTTAGAGATTGATAGAAAAGTTAAAGAAATTGCAGAATTTTTAAATATATCTCATCTATTAGACAGAGATATTAAAACATTGAGTGGAGGAGAGCAACAAAGAGTATCTTTAGCGAGGGCGTTAGTATTAAATCCATCTATTTTACTCTTAGATGAGCCAACTTCTGCATTAGATATTAGAATCAAAGAAAGCATAATATCAGAACTAAAAAAAATAAAAGATATTCCTGTTTTGCATATAACTCACGATTTAGCAGAGGCAAGAACATTGGGAGAAAAAGTAGGCATATTTATGGACGGAGAACTTATAGCCTTTGGAGATAAGGATATATTAAAAAAACCTAATAATAGAAAAGTAGCAGAGTTCTTAGGATTTAATGTAATAGATAATGAGGCAATATCTCCTGAAGATGTAATTATAAAAAATGGAAATGATGGAATAGTTATAAATGTTATTGACTATGGAAAGTATAAAAAGGTGTTCATTAAATATAAAAATTACTTAATCAAGTCATTTACAGAAATGGATTTAAATATTGGTGATAGAGTAGGTTTAGAGTTTAGAAATAAGATAAAATTATCTTCATAAGAAATAAGGTGATAGTGTGATAGTAGTTTCAGGAAGTCAGTCGCAAAATTTAGCTTTTAAAGTATCTAATCTTTTAGATACTAAATTAACAAGAGTAGAGTATAAAAGATTCCCAGATAATGAGATTTATGTTAGGATTGTAGATGAGATAAATGATAATGAAGCAGTAGTAATAAACACGCAAAAAAATCAAAATGATGCGATAATAGAGACTATTTTATTGTGCGACGCTTTGAGAGATGAAGGCGTTGAAAAAATAACATTAGTAGTTCCTTATTTGGCGTATGCAAGGCAAGATAAAAAATTCAATCCTGGAGAGGCTGTAAGTATTAAAGCATTGGCAAAAATATATTCAAACATAACAGACAAATTAATAACTATAAATCCTCATGAAATACATATAAAGGACTTTTTTACAATTCCTTTTGTTTATGGAGACGCTATTCCTAAATTGGCAGAGTATGTTAAAGATAAGTTAGATAATCCAATTGTTTTAGCCCCAGACAAGGGGGCATTAGAATTTGCTAAAACTGCATCAAAAGTGTTAAATGCTGAATATGACTACTTAGAAAAAACGAGATTATCTCCAACTGAGATTCAAATAGCTCCAAAAACATTAGATGTTAATAATAGAGATGTTTTAATCATAGATGATATTATCTCAACTGGAGGAACAATGGCGACTGCGGTTAAATTATTAAAAGAGCAAGGTGCTAAAAAAATAATCTCTGCCTGCGTTCATCCATTATTAATTGGAGACGCTTTAAATAAACTTTACTCAGCAGGTGTTGAGGAAGTTGTTGGAACAGATACATATTTATCAGAGGTAAGTAAAGTTAGCGTTGCAGATATTATCGTTAATCTATTATAAACTTTTTATTTTATAATTTTATAAAAATCCTACAAACTTACCCAAGCAGTAGAAAACACCAATAGATGCTCCTATATTAGAGAGAGTGGCCACTAACAAAACTTTAAATAAATTGTTGTTAAAAAGTTCTTTAATTGATTCAGCATTTAGTAAGCCAACTATATCCTTATCAGTTATTTCTCTATACTTTAACTCTACAAGTCCAGCAATAGTTCCAACAGCCGCTAAGGGTAGTGGGATTAGAGTAGTTATAGGTGCTGAAAGAAATGCTATCAATGCGGTTATTAACTTACCTCTCGCTAAAAGAACACCTAAAGCAGACAATCCACCAGTAAATAATACCCATTGAAATGTTATCATCTTTAACAACTCTGGATTATTAAATGCATAGTATATAGCATATAAAAATATTAAAAATATAGTAAATGAAATTCCATAAGTTAAAATCTTTGTAAATCTTTTATTTTTTCTCTTTACTTTTGTTAATTCATATATATCAATGTCTTCTCCATTTTCAAGTTGTTTTAAATATCTTATAACTCCTTCAACATGCCCAGCCCCAATTACGGCAACGATTGAATTTTTACCCTTACTAAGTTCAAATAACTCCTTAGCCATATATTTATCTCTCTCATCTACTAAAACCTCATATATAGTTGGAGAAATATCTTTTAACATCTTTGTAAATTTTTCAGGATTTTTAACCATCTCATTTAGTAAATTTTCATTAAGTTCCAAATTTTCCCCTTCAGTGTTTAATAAATTCCACAAAACTTTTATTTTTTCTCTAAAAGACATTTTGTCTAATAATCTTGATAATGTTATATCTATCTCTCTATCAATTAAATATATAGGAATTCCATTTTTTTGTGCTATTTCTATGGATTTTTTCATTTCGCTTCCAGGATTTATACCAAAACTCTCTCCAATCTTTTTTTGTGAATTAGCCAAAATTAAATAAATAAAGAATTTTATAAAGTTTCCCTCCTTTAATACCTTTTTAACATCTATTTTTTTATTCTCCTCTGAAATTAAGGATAAAAATCTTTTATAATCAAGTTCTACTGCAACACCATCAGGATTTAAATTTGTAATAACTTCTTCAACCTCTTTAACGCTATCTTTAGAGACGTGAGCAGTTCCAATTAGGTAAATATCGCATTCATTAACTCCATTAAATATTCTTATATGTTTCAAAACAACCACCTTTAATTTAAAACCTTAAATTTAATTTAAAATTTTAATAATATATTTTATCTGAATCTTTTTTTAGTTTTAACTCCTAAGAATGCTCTTTTTATTATAATTGTTGCATAACTACCTTTTTCCAATTCATAACTTAAAGTTATTTTGTATTTACCTTTATTTAATTCATCCTCTTCAAATTCACCAATATTTAAGTTTTTAGGTATTGATAAAATTTTCCTCTCAGTGTATATAAATCTACCGAAATCTCCTATATTGTTTAAATCTTCCATTGATAAAACTTCCCTTTTTAAAATTTTATCTATAATTTCTTTATGTTGTTCATTATATTCTATATCAGGGGCTATTGTTGGAAATTTTTTATCTTTTAGCGTTTCAAAAATCTCATTATCTATTTTCTTATAAAACATTAAAGTTCCTGCCTCATATTCGTAATAAATTCTATCTTCTTTGGGAATATAACTTATTAAAAGTTCTTTTACGCATTCATTCCATAGATAACTCTGATATGCCGCTACAAATATCTTTTTTAATCTATCATCAACATAACTCAATGCTTTTTTGTAATCATTACTCTTTTTTAATTCTTTAACCATATTTACATATAATCTTGCCTTTATATTATTTTCTTTAATGTAGTTCCAAACTTTTTCCCAATCTCCCCAATTTTTATTTATAAATCTTTTTAAATCTTTTATTATCTTTTTTTCAGACTTTTTATACTTTGTTAATATTATTTTTACTGCCTCTTCATAATTTCCTTTTATAATTTCCTTTGCAATAAATTTTCTATCAAAAACGCTTCCAAATCTCTGACTATCAAAATAATTTGGTGCTCCATAATGTAAATATTTCAAATTTTTTTTAATTTTTGGAATATCATCTTTTTTTAATCCTCTAACAGTTATAGTAAATTTATTTCCTTCTAAATCCCCTAATAATAAAAATTTTGACTCCCCTACGAGGTCTAATTTTAAATTTATCTCATCTAAATGTAATTTTCCATATTTTTTTGGGATAGAGATATATTGAGTAGTTAATGCATGCTTATCTTTCAATCCACAGTATCCAATATCTTTTAAGGGAATTCTAAATTTCTTAGAAATGTATGAAGATGCTTTTAAACTTTCAATGTTTCTCTTTGTTAATTTATATAAATAACATTTTTTTCCTGATATCTTATTAAAATCGATAATTTCTTCAACGATAAAATCCTCCGGTTTCATCCTAAGTTTCATAATATACACCATCTATAATTAAAATAAAAAAGTTAAAATAATTAAAATCATATTAAAATAAAGAAAAATCAAAGTATAGTTATAAAGATTGGTGGGCTCGGCGGGATTTGAACCCGCGACCACCGCCTTGTGAGGGCGGCATCATAGCCATCTAGACCACGAGCCCATAGTAATTATTTAAAAAGTTACTGTTTGCCAATATAAAATTTTCCAACGCAATATTTATATACTTTTAGTTGTAATCTGTCATTAATGATAATGATAAATTTCTGGTGAAGGAAATGGATTTTCAGATTGTTTCCTTTATAGCATCAGGAATTTTAGTAATTATAGGGTTGTATGGAGTATTTTTTGTTGATAATATTTTGAAAAAAATAATAGCCTTAGAAATTATGGGAAGTGGAATAAATTTAGTTTTAATAACCATTGGATACAATGGAGGAACAATTCCTATAAAACTTCCAAATGTTCCAGTAGAGGTTTTTGCTAATAAATCTGCATATCCTTTAACTCAGGCATTGGTTTTAACCAACATAGTTATTGAAGCATCTATGCTTGCAGTAATGCTTGGAGTTTCTATAATTTTATATAAAAAGTATAAAACACTAAAAAGTTCTGTAATATTGAAAGAAGATTAATATAATTTTTTGAGGGGAGAGAATGAATTATCTTCCAATGATAATTATATTTCCACTCATTATGGCAATAATAATGAATTTACTGCATGGAAAGGAAAAGATAGTTAAATATCTAACATTTTTAATAGCAATTATTTTAATTATTCTTCCATTTATTGGGCAGTATGGATATTACTACTTTGGAGGCTATGGAGTTCTTGATGGATGGGTTTCAGGGATTGCCTATTACTACAATCCATTAAAGCAGGTTGTTCTTGTAGTTTTAGCAATAATTGTTTCTCTTGTTTTAATTACAGGAATGGGAGAAAAATTAAAAAATAATATGTTTGTAACTCTCTCTTTAATGGGATTTGCAAGCGTTGCGGCAATGGTTTTAGCTGATGATCTATTTAACTTCTATGTATTTTTTGAAATAATATCAATTGTTCAAGTAGGATTATTATTCTTATCTGGAACTGAAGAGGCATATAAATCTGGATTAAGATATCTTATAATGGGGAATATTGCCGCTTCGTTAATGCTGTTAGGAATTGCCTTTTTATTGGCATCTACGGGAACTTTAAACATAACAGATATGAAAAAATATATTTTGTCTGACAATCCTATGATATATGGAGGTTTGTTACTATTAGTAGTAGGTTTAGCTTATGGTTCTGGACTTCCTCCATTCCACAATGTTAAAGCAGACATATATGCAAAGGCAAAGGGATTTATTTCTGCAATACTGCAAACATATTCAAAATTTATATTAGTTGGATTTATGCTGATTATTTTAAAACTATTCAATGGATTGCCTTATTTTTCAGGAACTCATGCAGTTTTATTGGCATTGGG encodes the following:
- a CDS encoding protease complex subunit PrcB family protein, with the translated sequence MKTIKIFFLFLIFVVLFCGCFENPEIHKNYSIINKSNIENSSCYDYNNTVYFNNSKLQNITENKIKNNSVKLLNYEIIAYGSFGEKHSGYYFYNKDNKTFIVINLGEMPTAGYKINIINVTKTSNGIIVYYNVTPPKDFATMVITYPYIEICVNGSYNNVKCRNVNK
- the ehbF gene encoding energy conserving hydrogenase EhbF, yielding MNYLPMIIIFPLIMAIIMNLLHGKEKIVKYLTFLIAIILIILPFIGQYGYYYFGGYGVLDGWVSGIAYYYNPLKQVVLVVLAIIVSLVLITGMGEKLKNNMFVTLSLMGFASVAAMVLADDLFNFYVFFEIISIVQVGLLFLSGTEEAYKSGLRYLIMGNIAASLMLLGIAFLLASTGTLNITDMKKYILSDNPMIYGGLLLLVVGLAYGSGLPPFHNVKADIYAKAKGFISAILQTYSKFILVGFMLIILKLFNGLPYFSGTHAVLLALGILAMVFGVVMALLQSDYKKLLSYHAISQAGYVATGLALGTPLGIVAGIFHAINHVIYKSALFLGAYIVSHKKGSDLHKLGGLLPIIPSVAFMVLCAKLAISGVPPFNGFQSKWMLAQAAMQVNMPEIAIIMIIVSIGTFVSMMKAFYLIYLKPVDEETIKEYQSKGVPKLAIFSLFILTSLCIILGIYPEIVTKYLFNYANELGVSYCLK
- the wtpB gene encoding tungstate ABC transporter permease WtpB; this translates as MEKFDILMSIFLIIIFLFIFLPIVYMLINPGDLRVLLDNEVIDAFKTTLLAGTVSTLIALIFGIPTGYILARYDFKFKNFVEAVFDLPMAIPHSVIGILILSFIYGVNVIKFIENYVVDNFFGIVIVYLFVGIPFMVNSIRDGFLNVDEEIEYVSRTLGASKIRTFFEISLPLIKNNIISGVILSFARGISEVGALLIIAYYPKTVPVLILERFMSFGLNASKPISVAMIIVSIILFAILRMLRKQRIKNTG
- a CDS encoding MBL fold metallo-hydrolase, whose amino-acid sequence is MRVEIIFLGSGGGRWATITQKRATGGFRIHTNELRMHVDPGPGAIVRLNELKISPWRTNVLFISHCHPDHYTDGEIIVEAITQGMTKKRGIFLGNLSVVEGFGEYEYVISKYHQSKLEKVQVLYPGDEISLYDTKLKATHTKHGDPFGIGFRLSTIFGDIGYTSDTEFIPELIEDFDGVRILIANVVRKKNERIKGHLCSNDVIDLINSMKKKPELLIMTHMGVRMTNPQIEAEYISQNTGIEVIPAKLGLKVELLNGYYKYQLMK
- the uppS gene encoding polyprenyl diphosphate synthase; translation: MGKRVVLDFYKFLEKSKILKIYEKILEESIDKDNLPKHIAIIMDGNRRTAEIYGKDKYYGHYLGAEKVREVLKWARELGIKVVTLYAFSTENFNRPKEEVNKLMELFEKKFYEIADDKEIHKYKVRVRAIGRIHLLPENVQKAIKYAENKTKNYNNFFVNIAIAYGGQQEIIDAVKKIAWKVKIGEIDPEDIDKELIDKHLYTSDLQYPNPDLIIRTSGEERISNFLIWQSSYSELYFCDIYWPLFRKIDFLRAIREYQRRHRRFGK
- the mtxX gene encoding methanogenesis marker protein Mmp4/MtxX → MYAIGLGKENKEEILKAYNKLKEEGIDVVLIDNAKELVDKLLSKELKGAIRGSLSSSKVIPYLREKIGKFYRASILKNPFTNNIFLLSPVGIDDISENKDERIKDKIKIINYSIKFLKSYNIEPKVALLSGGRLNDLGRNKIVDETIYEAEKILEYFKGKFNIIHKGILIEEYLKDDCNIIIGIDGISGNLIFRCLGLICKVHGYGAVILSDKNINFIDTSRNANWERYYNAVKFLAGESFDLFKK
- a CDS encoding cation:proton antiporter subunit C produces the protein MDFQIVSFIASGILVIIGLYGVFFVDNILKKIIALEIMGSGINLVLITIGYNGGTIPIKLPNVPVEVFANKSAYPLTQALVLTNIVIEASMLAVMLGVSIILYKKYKTLKSSVILKED
- the truD gene encoding tRNA pseudouridine(13) synthase TruD; translated protein: MKLRMKPEDFIVEEIIDFNKISGKKCYLYKLTKRNIESLKASSYISKKFRIPLKDIGYCGLKDKHALTTQYISIPKKYGKLHLDEINLKLDLVGESKFLLLGDLEGNKFTITVRGLKKDDIPKIKKNLKYLHYGAPNYFDSQRFGSVFDRKFIAKEIIKGNYEEAVKIILTKYKKSEKKIIKDLKRFINKNWGDWEKVWNYIKENNIKARLYVNMVKELKKSNDYKKALSYVDDRLKKIFVAAYQSYLWNECVKELLISYIPKEDRIYYEYEAGTLMFYKKIDNEIFETLKDKKFPTIAPDIEYNEQHKEIIDKILKREVLSMEDLNNIGDFGRFIYTERKILSIPKNLNIGEFEEDELNKGKYKITLSYELEKGSYATIIIKRAFLGVKTKKRFR
- a CDS encoding methanogenesis marker 12 protein, whose product is MITVGIDHGTSGITTCIKNNHKKIIFKLKRSELKEKSYLDELKKHVSLEDIDLIALTYSMGDGINKILPIEKVKNRGVLSIEGAGEKVGGGTKVYDEIKESNIPTVVIPGLHRGIECLDRRFRALYSHIASPEKVSISYYAHKLFGFKDFVLSDISSNTVTLLIKNGKIFGGFDACVGALGILHGPIDLEMIRDIDSKKITANEAFSKAGVVKIAKLYKGVENTKEEIIKNYLTDENCRLAIDSLILSVSMEINSLLPLLDKNKRRVVLAGSIGTLKEPINIPKRIKEFVEYKIYVLYGESGAIGGALIAEDILKGKRDILGIEVEF
- a CDS encoding ribose-phosphate diphosphokinase; this encodes MIVVSGSQSQNLAFKVSNLLDTKLTRVEYKRFPDNEIYVRIVDEINDNEAVVINTQKNQNDAIIETILLCDALRDEGVEKITLVVPYLAYARQDKKFNPGEAVSIKALAKIYSNITDKLITINPHEIHIKDFFTIPFVYGDAIPKLAEYVKDKLDNPIVLAPDKGALEFAKTASKVLNAEYDYLEKTRLSPTEIQIAPKTLDVNNRDVLIIDDIISTGGTMATAVKLLKEQGAKKIISACVHPLLIGDALNKLYSAGVEEVVGTDTYLSEVSKVSVADIIVNLL
- a CDS encoding TraB family protein; this encodes MKHIRIFNGVNECDIYLIGTAHVSKDSVKEVEEVITNLNPDGVAVELDYKRFLSLISEENKKIDVKKVLKEGNFIKFFIYLILANSQKKIGESFGINPGSEMKKSIEIAQKNGIPIYLIDREIDITLSRLLDKMSFREKIKVLWNLLNTEGENLELNENLLNEMVKNPEKFTKMLKDISPTIYEVLVDERDKYMAKELFELSKGKNSIVAVIGAGHVEGVIRYLKQLENGEDIDIYELTKVKRKNKRFTKILTYGISFTIFLIFLYAIYYAFNNPELLKMITFQWVLFTGGLSALGVLLARGKLITALIAFLSAPITTLIPLPLAAVGTIAGLVELKYREITDKDIVGLLNAESIKELFNNNLFKVLLVATLSNIGASIGVFYCLGKFVGFL
- a CDS encoding ATP-binding cassette domain-containing protein, producing the protein MLKVCNLSKIWKDFKLKNVSFEISNEYCVILGPSGAGKSVLIKCIAGILKVNSGKIILNSRDITNLPPEKRNVGYVPQNYALFPNKNVYKNIAYGLIIRKVDKLEIDRKVKEIAEFLNISHLLDRDIKTLSGGEQQRVSLARALVLNPSILLLDEPTSALDIRIKESIISELKKIKDIPVLHITHDLAEARTLGEKVGIFMDGELIAFGDKDILKKPNNRKVAEFLGFNVIDNEAISPEDVIIKNGNDGIVINVIDYGKYKKVFIKYKNYLIKSFTEMDLNIGDRVGLEFRNKIKLSS